A DNA window from Polyodon spathula isolate WHYD16114869_AA chromosome 18, ASM1765450v1, whole genome shotgun sequence contains the following coding sequences:
- the LOC121330919 gene encoding LOW QUALITY PROTEIN: cytochrome P450 2J2-like (The sequence of the model RefSeq protein was modified relative to this genomic sequence to represent the inferred CDS: inserted 2 bases in 1 codon) translates to MLRLFDETLYLEGGIWGQLYNTFPAIMKILPGPHQKIFSNLNKVIAFVNSEVQRHRQDWDPSAPRDYIDCYLTEIEKSKEDPAAGFHEQNLIFCTLDLFIAGTETTATTLRWALLYMIKYLQIQENVQAEIDRVIGQARQPSMEDKPNMPYTDAVIHEVQRMGNIIPLNVPRMSTEDTTLGGYFLPKGTQVFAVLSSVLFDKNEWQTPDPFNPGHFLDAEGKFVKXEAFMPFSAGKRICLGEQLARMELFLFFTSFLQKFTFSSPEGVEPSLHFKAGSTLSPTPYKICANRR, encoded by the exons ATGTTGCGTTTGTTTGATGAAACGCTCTACCTGGAAGGGGGGATATGGGGCCAG ctctaCAATACATTTCCCGCAATAATGAAAATATtacctgggccacaccaaaagaTTTTCTCCAACTTGAATAAAGTCATCGCTTTTGTGAATTCAGAGGTCCAAAGGCACAGGCAGGACTGGGACCCATCAGCCCCCAGAGATTACATTGACTGCTACCTCACAGAAATCGAGAAG AGTAAAGAGGACCCTGCAGCAGGATTCCATGAGCAGAATCTCATTTTTTGCACTCTTGATCTGTTTATCGCTGGGACTGAAACAACAGCAACCACTCTCCGCTGGGCTCTCCTCTATATGATTAAATACCTGCAAATACAGG AGAATGTCCAGGCTGAGATAGACAGAGTGATTGGACAAGCACGGCAGCCTTCGATGGAAGACAAGCCCAACATGCCGTACACTGACGCAGTGATTCATGAAGTTCAGAGAATGGGCAATATTATTCCTCTGAATGTTCCCAGGATGAGCACTGAAGATACTACGCTGGGAGGATATTTTCTTCCAaag GGCACTCAAGTGTTTGCAGTTCTGTCCTCGGTGTTGTTTGACAAGAATGAATGGCAGACCCCAGACCCATTTAATCCAGGCCACTTCCTGGATGCAGAGGGGAAGTTTGTGAA AGAAGCATTCATGCCATTCTCAGCTG GTAAGAGGATCTGTCTTGGAGAGCAGCTGGCTCGAATGGAGTTGTTCCTGTTCTTCACTTCCTTTCTGCAGAAGTTCACCTTCTCATCCCCTGAAGGAGTGGAGCCAAGCCTCCATTTTAAAGCTGGAAGTACACTTTCTCCAACACCATACAAGATCTGTGCCAACCGTCGCTGA